One window of Catonella massiliensis genomic DNA carries:
- a CDS encoding methyl-accepting chemotaxis protein, with protein MKNVSIRKTLLIIFTVVSLLSSAIATLFVESFTFQNTKEKIMSSDETVTKQVSYGIEKFIDSSKILVSTMASTPTVKSMNVDKIAEYISSVKDSMGDFELIFVINPAGDQIYRTSGTLGNRADRQYFKEAIQGKIFVSAPYVSASSGNPCVTISAPVYDNDKIVGVFAADIALNVLTDFATNVKIGETGYINIIDSEMKILYSPNTKLVTDGVTVAEEEYAKKVNNDESGSVEGVGTNGEKAIISYSPLTSLKLGVISYYAQDDLMKENVESAKKAAVVVVIVALFSMLLALLVANRVIKPVRIISGLLQKMAGLDLAIADDEGLQRLTKQKNEFGDIARRLHETAESIRALVQNISSHAQNTAATAEELTATAQSTAESANEVSQAVHNIADGATNQAHDTQNAANNIEESNRLVKQMTEVLEELQASIDYINDKKEEGSKSLMGLIEATDKVTTSSDEIGEIILQTNESADQISAASDMIQSISDQTNLLALNAAIEAARAGEAGKGFAVVAEEIRKLAEQSAGFTGDIKETINGLKNQTEKAVNTIEVSKALVTEQGEKMNETGEKFRQISESVENSKKIVEEIKEGTKSIVINNEDMTKVVESLSAIAEGNAATTEETSAAVSTQVQSIDDISKASENLAEIAVSLQEEVARFIV; from the coding sequence ATGAAAAATGTTTCTATCAGGAAGACATTACTTATTATCTTCACAGTAGTATCATTATTGTCTTCAGCAATCGCTACCCTGTTTGTGGAGTCTTTCACATTCCAGAACACAAAAGAAAAGATCATGTCATCAGATGAAACGGTGACAAAGCAGGTGTCCTACGGTATTGAAAAGTTTATAGATTCTTCAAAAATTCTTGTTTCTACTATGGCATCAACCCCAACAGTGAAATCAATGAATGTAGACAAAATCGCAGAATACATTTCATCTGTAAAAGATAGTATGGGTGATTTTGAGCTTATATTTGTGATTAATCCTGCCGGTGACCAGATCTACAGAACATCAGGCACCCTAGGCAACAGGGCTGACAGACAGTATTTTAAGGAAGCCATACAGGGAAAAATCTTTGTATCAGCACCTTACGTATCAGCGTCTTCAGGAAATCCTTGTGTAACTATATCAGCTCCTGTCTATGATAACGATAAGATTGTAGGCGTATTTGCAGCTGATATTGCACTTAACGTGCTTACAGACTTTGCCACAAACGTAAAGATTGGCGAAACAGGATATATCAATATCATAGATTCTGAGATGAAAATCCTTTATTCACCTAATACTAAGCTAGTAACTGACGGAGTTACAGTAGCTGAGGAAGAGTACGCTAAGAAGGTAAACAATGACGAGTCAGGCTCTGTAGAAGGAGTTGGGACAAACGGAGAGAAGGCTATCATCTCTTATTCACCACTTACAAGCCTTAAGCTTGGAGTTATATCATATTACGCACAAGACGACTTAATGAAGGAGAATGTAGAATCAGCTAAGAAAGCTGCAGTTGTGGTTGTTATAGTTGCATTATTCTCTATGTTACTTGCACTTCTTGTAGCTAATAGAGTAATAAAGCCTGTTAGGATTATATCAGGTTTACTTCAGAAGATGGCAGGACTTGACCTCGCTATCGCAGATGACGAGGGCTTGCAGAGGCTTACTAAGCAGAAAAATGAATTCGGAGATATTGCCAGAAGGCTGCATGAAACGGCTGAGTCTATTAGAGCCCTGGTTCAGAATATATCTTCACACGCACAGAATACAGCTGCAACCGCAGAGGAGCTTACAGCTACTGCACAGTCTACGGCTGAGTCTGCAAATGAAGTATCACAGGCTGTGCATAACATAGCTGACGGTGCTACAAATCAGGCACATGATACTCAGAATGCAGCAAACAACATAGAAGAGTCCAACAGACTTGTAAAACAGATGACAGAGGTACTTGAAGAGCTTCAGGCTTCAATTGATTATATCAATGATAAGAAGGAAGAGGGCAGCAAGAGCTTAATGGGACTGATTGAGGCCACAGATAAGGTTACAACTTCATCTGATGAGATAGGTGAGATTATATTACAGACCAATGAAAGTGCAGACCAGATATCTGCAGCCAGTGATATGATACAGTCAATCTCTGACCAGACCAACCTTCTTGCGCTTAATGCTGCTATTGAGGCTGCAAGAGCAGGTGAAGCTGGAAAGGGCTTTGCGGTAGTTGCTGAGGAGATTAGAAAGCTTGCAGAGCAGTCAGCAGGATTTACAGGAGACATCAAAGAAACAATAAACGGTCTCAAGAATCAGACTGAGAAGGCTGTAAATACCATAGAAGTATCCAAGGCACTGGTAACTGAACAGGGCGAGAAGATGAATGAGACAGGCGAGAAGTTCAGACAGATATCAGAGTCAGTAGAAAACAGCAAGAAGATAGTAGAAGAGATAAAAGAAGGAACCAAGAGCATAGTAATCAATAATGAGGATATGACTAAGGTTGTAGAGAGCCTTTCAGCTATTGCAGAAGGAAATGCAGCAACCACAGAGGAGACTTCTGCGGCTGTATCTACTCAGGTTCAGTCTATTGACGATATATCTAAGGCAAGCGAAAACTTAGCAGAGATAGCAGTAAGCTTACAGGAAGAGGTTGCAAGATTCATCGTATAA
- a CDS encoding Fic family protein codes for MKTDLVKKLKERLLIEFSKRDRSGIYAVTSRELAYNSNKIEGSTLTENQTASLFDTGMLPVSDSAYRAKDIEEMNGHFLMFNHMLKTLDEDLSEDLIKKFHYELKSGVFEDKANGYNIGEYKARPNIAGTMQTSLPADVHRDMKELLNWYKNADKNLATLALLHTRYEKIHPFQDGNGRTGRLILYREALKHDIIPPIIHDANRMEYIEGIREYAEKGVSERMCRLLEREQVEYEKTIIFFLG; via the coding sequence ATGAAAACTGATTTGGTAAAAAAGCTAAAAGAGAGGCTTCTTATTGAGTTTAGTAAGAGAGACCGTTCGGGGATATATGCTGTTACATCAAGAGAACTGGCATATAACTCCAATAAAATTGAAGGCAGTACCCTCACGGAGAACCAGACTGCAAGCCTCTTTGACACAGGAATGCTCCCTGTGAGTGATAGCGCATACAGGGCTAAGGACATAGAAGAGATGAATGGGCATTTCCTTATGTTTAATCATATGCTTAAAACCTTGGACGAAGACTTATCCGAAGACCTCATAAAGAAATTTCATTACGAGCTAAAAAGCGGAGTCTTTGAGGATAAGGCAAACGGCTATAATATTGGAGAATATAAGGCACGTCCGAATATCGCAGGTACTATGCAGACTTCTTTGCCTGCAGATGTACATAGGGATATGAAAGAACTCTTAAATTGGTATAAAAATGCAGATAAGAACCTAGCGACTCTTGCACTCCTACACACAAGGTATGAAAAGATACATCCCTTTCAAGATGGAAACGGACGCACAGGAAGACTAATCTTATACAGAGAAGCACTTAAACATGACATAATTCCACCTATAATACACGATGCAAACAGGATGGAGTACATTGAAGGGATAAGAGAATACGCTGAAAAAGGAGTGTCCGAGAGAATGTGCAGACTTCTTGAAAGAGAACAGGTAGAATACGAGAAGACAATAATTTTTTTTCTTGGATAG
- a CDS encoding ImmA/IrrE family metallo-endopeptidase: MILLKQKNNSLIVKSGKQYEPLSIIRTILEYIRNGGLCMDSTLRDKINELASTVLRCYEINPPITDIAKEVEKLGGEVKEDCSLGVFSDGKIEKQGDSFSISVPTNQSNARKNFTIAHELGHLFLHMGYKIDKELWESPENKVYNRSGNSEFELQANEFAAAFLMPKELYKRVMDENTVGNAVYIAKVAQYFNVSIDAASYRGKWLGYLQW, from the coding sequence ATGATATTATTAAAACAAAAGAACAACAGTTTGATTGTAAAAAGTGGTAAGCAATATGAGCCCTTAAGCATTATAAGAACAATTTTAGAATATATTAGAAATGGAGGTTTATGCATGGATAGTACATTGAGAGATAAAATCAATGAATTAGCAAGTACTGTTTTGCGTTGTTATGAAATAAATCCCCCTATAACTGATATAGCTAAAGAGGTCGAAAAGTTGGGGGGAGAGGTTAAAGAAGATTGCAGCTTGGGTGTTTTTTCTGACGGTAAGATAGAAAAACAAGGTGACTCTTTTAGTATAAGTGTGCCAACCAACCAGTCAAATGCAAGAAAGAATTTCACTATAGCACATGAACTTGGGCATTTATTTTTACATATGGGATATAAAATAGATAAAGAGTTGTGGGAAAGCCCCGAAAATAAAGTGTATAATAGAAGTGGCAATTCAGAATTTGAACTTCAGGCCAATGAATTTGCGGCTGCATTTCTCATGCCTAAGGAACTATATAAAAGAGTAATGGACGAGAACACAGTTGGTAATGCTGTGTATATAGCTAAGGTTGCTCAATATTTCAATGTATCTATTGATGCTGCTTCATATAGAGGAAAGTGGTTGGGGTATTTACAATGGTAG
- a CDS encoding PTS ascorbate transporter subunit IIC encodes MAKKQIPLRIGEKLYDALASWAEDDFRSLNGQIEYLLTECVKQRKKDGKYVGEKIDEPIELDIE; translated from the coding sequence ATGGCAAAGAAACAGATACCCTTAAGAATAGGAGAAAAACTATATGATGCGCTGGCATCTTGGGCAGAGGACGATTTCCGCTCGCTTAACGGCCAGATAGAATATCTCCTTACAGAATGCGTAAAACAAAGAAAAAAAGACGGAAAATATGTAGGTGAAAAGATAGATGAACCGATAGAGTTGGATATTGAATAA
- a CDS encoding SPFH domain-containing protein translates to MEEKILKSTGKGFAMLFVSLLIILAGCGTIAYGGIYDMTFCIPIGIVVMIAGFILIAGVKVVRPQEAVVYTLFGKYIGTLKDEGFHFINPFATSFNPAARTKLGQSGDVKSSVNAEVAMGNKISLKAMTLNNSKQKVNDALGNPVEVGVAVIWKVVDTAAAVFNVDNFKEYLSLQCDTSVRDIVKLYPYDVAPDIDTTGDGIADDGSLRGSTTVVAERIRKLIQEKVEIAGLEIVEARITYLAYAPEIASAMLQRQQANAIIDARKVIVEGAVGMVEMALEMLEEKGTVELDEERKAAMVSNLLVVLCGNHEAQPVVNSGSLY, encoded by the coding sequence ATGGAAGAGAAAATTCTCAAAAGCACAGGAAAGGGCTTCGCTATGCTCTTTGTGAGTCTGTTAATCATACTTGCAGGCTGTGGCACCATAGCCTATGGCGGCATTTATGATATGACATTTTGCATCCCTATTGGGATTGTTGTTATGATAGCAGGCTTTATACTTATAGCCGGGGTGAAGGTAGTTAGACCTCAGGAAGCTGTAGTTTATACACTATTTGGTAAATACATTGGCACACTCAAAGACGAAGGCTTTCACTTTATCAATCCATTTGCAACATCATTCAATCCAGCGGCTAGGACAAAACTCGGACAGAGTGGCGATGTGAAATCAAGTGTCAATGCAGAGGTAGCAATGGGCAATAAAATATCCCTCAAGGCAATGACACTCAACAATTCCAAGCAGAAGGTAAATGACGCACTTGGCAATCCTGTAGAAGTAGGAGTTGCAGTCATCTGGAAAGTAGTGGATACAGCGGCTGCGGTGTTCAACGTAGACAACTTCAAAGAATACCTGTCACTTCAGTGCGACACCTCTGTGAGAGATATAGTTAAGCTCTACCCTTATGATGTAGCCCCTGACATAGACACCACAGGCGATGGAATTGCAGATGATGGAAGCCTCCGTGGCTCTACAACTGTAGTGGCTGAGCGTATCAGAAAGCTCATTCAGGAAAAGGTTGAGATAGCAGGACTTGAAATAGTAGAGGCAAGAATTACCTATCTTGCTTATGCTCCTGAAATCGCATCTGCAATGCTTCAGAGGCAGCAGGCAAATGCAATAATTGATGCGAGAAAGGTGATAGTTGAGGGTGCTGTAGGCATGGTTGAGATGGCACTTGAAATGCTCGAAGAAAAGGGGACAGTTGAACTTGATGAGGAGAGAAAGGCTGCAATGGTTTCAAATCTCCTCGTAGTACTTTGTGGAAACCACGAAGCTCAGCCTGTAGTAAATTCAGGTAGCCTGTACTAG